The Chlorocebus sabaeus isolate Y175 chromosome 9, mChlSab1.0.hap1, whole genome shotgun sequence genome includes a window with the following:
- the ZWINT gene encoding outer kinetochore KNL1 complex subunit ZWINT isoform X1 codes for MEAAETEAEATALEVLAEVAGILEPVGLQEEAELPAKILVEFVVDSQKKDKLLCSQLQVVDFLQNILAQEDTAKGLDPLASEDTSRQKAIAAKEQWKELKATYREHVEAIKIGLTKALTQMEEAQRKRTQLQEAFEQLQAKKQVAMEKRRAAQNQWQLQQEKHLQHLAKVSAEVRERKTGTQQELEGVFQKLGNLKQQAEQEQDKLQRYQTFLQLLYTLQGKLLFPEAEAEAENLPDDKPQQLTRPQEQSTGDTMGRDAGVPFKAVSLQPAGDANLP; via the exons ATGGAGGCGGCGGAGACAGAGGCGGAAGCTACAGCCCTAGA GGTCCTGGCTGAGGTGGCAGGCATCCTGGAACCTGTAGGCTTGCAGGAGGAGGCAGAACTGCCAGCCAAGATCCTGGTTGAGTTTGTGGTG GACTCCCAGAAGAAAGACAAGCTGCTCTGCAGCCAGCTTCAGGTAGTGGACTTCCTGCAGAACATCCTGGCTCAGGAGGACACTGCTAAGGGTCTGGACCCCTTGGCTTCTGAAGACACGAGCC GACAGAAGGCAATTGCAGCTAAGGAACAATGGAAAGAGCTGAAGGCCACCTACAGGGAGCACGTAGAGGCCATCAAAATTGGCCTCACCAAGGCCCTGACTCAGATGGAGGAAGCCCAGAGGAAGCGGACACAACTCCAGGAAGCCTTTGAGCAGCTCCAGGCCAAG AAACAAGTGGCCATGGAGAAACGCAGAGCAGCCCAGAACCAGTGGCAACTACAACAG GAGAAGCATCTGCAGCATCTGGCAAAGGTTTCTGCAGAGGTGAGGGAGCGTAAGACAGGGACTCAGCAGGAGCTTGAGGGGGTGTTTCAGAAACTTGGAAACCTGAAGCAGCAGGCAGAACAGGAGCAGGACAAGCTGCAGAG GTACCAGACCTTCCTCCAGCTTCTGTATACCCTGCAGGGTAAGCTGTTGTTCCCTGAGgctgaagctgaggcagagaatcttCCAGATGATAAACCCCAGCAGCTGACTCGACCCCAGGAGCAGAGTACAGGAGACACTATGGGGAGAGATGCTGGTGTGCCCTTCAAG GCTGTGAGTCTACAACCTGCTGGAGATGCAAATTTGCCGTGA
- the ZWINT gene encoding outer kinetochore KNL1 complex subunit ZWINT isoform X2, protein MEAAETEAEATALEVLAEVAGILEPVGLQEEAELPAKILVEFVVDSQKKDKLLCSQLQVVDFLQNILAQEDTAKGLDPLASEDTSRQKAIAAKEQWKELKATYREHVEAIKIGLTKALTQMEEAQRKRTQLQEAFEQLQAKKQVAMEKRRAAQNQWQLQQEKHLQHLAKVSAELLYTLQGKLLFPEAEAEAENLPDDKPQQLTRPQEQSTGDTMGRDAGVPFKAVSLQPAGDANLP, encoded by the exons ATGGAGGCGGCGGAGACAGAGGCGGAAGCTACAGCCCTAGA GGTCCTGGCTGAGGTGGCAGGCATCCTGGAACCTGTAGGCTTGCAGGAGGAGGCAGAACTGCCAGCCAAGATCCTGGTTGAGTTTGTGGTG GACTCCCAGAAGAAAGACAAGCTGCTCTGCAGCCAGCTTCAGGTAGTGGACTTCCTGCAGAACATCCTGGCTCAGGAGGACACTGCTAAGGGTCTGGACCCCTTGGCTTCTGAAGACACGAGCC GACAGAAGGCAATTGCAGCTAAGGAACAATGGAAAGAGCTGAAGGCCACCTACAGGGAGCACGTAGAGGCCATCAAAATTGGCCTCACCAAGGCCCTGACTCAGATGGAGGAAGCCCAGAGGAAGCGGACACAACTCCAGGAAGCCTTTGAGCAGCTCCAGGCCAAG AAACAAGTGGCCATGGAGAAACGCAGAGCAGCCCAGAACCAGTGGCAACTACAACAG GAGAAGCATCTGCAGCATCTGGCAAAGGTTTCTGCAGAG CTTCTGTATACCCTGCAGGGTAAGCTGTTGTTCCCTGAGgctgaagctgaggcagagaatcttCCAGATGATAAACCCCAGCAGCTGACTCGACCCCAGGAGCAGAGTACAGGAGACACTATGGGGAGAGATGCTGGTGTGCCCTTCAAG GCTGTGAGTCTACAACCTGCTGGAGATGCAAATTTGCCGTGA
- the ZWINT gene encoding outer kinetochore KNL1 complex subunit ZWINT isoform X3, with protein MEAAETEAEATALEVLAEVAGILEPVGLQEEAELPAKILVEFVVDSQKKDKLLCSQLQVVDFLQNILAQEDTAKGLDPLASEDTSRQKAIAAKEQWKELKATYREHVEAIKIGLTKALTQMEEAQRKRTQLQEAFEQLQAKKQVAMEKRRAAQNQWQLQQEKHLQHLAKVSAEGKLLFPEAEAEAENLPDDKPQQLTRPQEQSTGDTMGRDAGVPFKAVSLQPAGDANLP; from the exons ATGGAGGCGGCGGAGACAGAGGCGGAAGCTACAGCCCTAGA GGTCCTGGCTGAGGTGGCAGGCATCCTGGAACCTGTAGGCTTGCAGGAGGAGGCAGAACTGCCAGCCAAGATCCTGGTTGAGTTTGTGGTG GACTCCCAGAAGAAAGACAAGCTGCTCTGCAGCCAGCTTCAGGTAGTGGACTTCCTGCAGAACATCCTGGCTCAGGAGGACACTGCTAAGGGTCTGGACCCCTTGGCTTCTGAAGACACGAGCC GACAGAAGGCAATTGCAGCTAAGGAACAATGGAAAGAGCTGAAGGCCACCTACAGGGAGCACGTAGAGGCCATCAAAATTGGCCTCACCAAGGCCCTGACTCAGATGGAGGAAGCCCAGAGGAAGCGGACACAACTCCAGGAAGCCTTTGAGCAGCTCCAGGCCAAG AAACAAGTGGCCATGGAGAAACGCAGAGCAGCCCAGAACCAGTGGCAACTACAACAG GAGAAGCATCTGCAGCATCTGGCAAAGGTTTCTGCAGAG GGTAAGCTGTTGTTCCCTGAGgctgaagctgaggcagagaatcttCCAGATGATAAACCCCAGCAGCTGACTCGACCCCAGGAGCAGAGTACAGGAGACACTATGGGGAGAGATGCTGGTGTGCCCTTCAAG GCTGTGAGTCTACAACCTGCTGGAGATGCAAATTTGCCGTGA